A single window of Nitrospirae bacterium CG2_30_53_67 DNA harbors:
- a CDS encoding formate dehydrogenase family accessory protein FdhD, whose amino-acid sequence MQDQTSALYTERKIMRYEKGSWNEMNDRITLERPLHLEINGKEFITLLCTPVQRKELAAGFLLSEGIIQSPEQILSMDLKEQEDLISMELTGMEIDLEDRVKKITLTSGCGRGTILCDVMDAISEPRISGSMDLSPVEIMERMHELHHHSSTYLKTGGTHSAAVTDGRSLLAFAEDLGRHNAVDKVLGFCFLNRIPTGDKAVLASGRISSEIIMKVGRSGVPILVTRAAATDQVIRIAEAMNITLIGFARGTRMNVYTCPERITGTGR is encoded by the coding sequence ATGCAGGACCAAACGTCGGCGCTTTACACGGAACGCAAGATCATGCGTTATGAAAAGGGTTCATGGAACGAGATGAACGACCGAATTACCCTGGAACGCCCCCTCCACTTAGAGATCAACGGCAAGGAATTCATAACGCTCCTTTGCACGCCGGTGCAAAGAAAGGAACTGGCCGCAGGGTTCCTTCTCTCCGAAGGGATCATCCAATCCCCGGAACAGATTCTCTCCATGGATCTTAAAGAACAAGAGGACCTGATCTCCATGGAGTTGACCGGCATGGAAATTGACCTCGAAGACCGGGTCAAAAAAATCACGTTAACCTCAGGATGCGGACGGGGGACGATTCTATGCGACGTGATGGATGCCATCAGCGAACCCCGGATCTCCGGGAGCATGGACCTTTCCCCGGTTGAGATCATGGAGCGGATGCACGAACTGCATCATCACTCTTCAACCTACCTCAAGACCGGAGGGACCCACAGCGCCGCCGTGACCGACGGCCGATCCCTTCTGGCCTTCGCCGAAGACCTGGGAAGGCATAACGCCGTGGACAAGGTCCTGGGGTTCTGCTTTCTCAACCGGATCCCGACTGGCGACAAAGCGGTTCTGGCGAGCGGAAGAATTTCTTCTGAGATCATCATGAAGGTCGGCCGCAGCGGGGTCCCCATCCTGGTCACCCGGGCCGCGGCTACCGACCAGGTGATCCGGATTGCCGAGGCCATGAACATCACCCTGATCGGCTTTGCCCGGGGAACCCGCATGAACGTCTATACCTGCCCGGAGAGAATCACAGGAACGGGGAGAAA